Within Deinococcus actinosclerus, the genomic segment CACCCTGGACACCGCCACCCAACCGGCTCAGGGCGGCAGCGTCACGGCCCGCGCCGACTACCGCGTCGCGCCCTTCAGCGTCGGCGCCGGGATCAAGTACGCCTACGGCGACCAGTACGGCCTCGGCGCCGTGCTCAGCGCCGGGTACCACAAAGCGCCCCTCGATGTGGACGTCACCCACACCCAGCCCCTCGCCGGCACGGCCGGTGGGAACCTCGACCCTGTCACCACCGTCACCACCCGCTACGCCCTCAGCGAGAGCGTCGCCCTGAGCCTCACCGACGAGATCAACTGGAAGACCGGCCAGCGCGCCGCCCTCACGCTCGACAGCCGCCTGGGCAACGTCAACTACCAGGTCGCCTACGACCTCCCCACCGCGGGCGGCCAGGGCAACCGCGCCCGCTTCGGCGTGACCACCACCCTCCCCCTGAACGACCGGCTCGGCCTGGGCCTGCGCGGCAGCGCCAGCTACGACCTGAAGACCCGCGCCGCCGAACTCGGCGCCGGCGCCGACCTGAACTACAGGACCGACACCGTCAGCGCTACTGCCGGCACCGACCTCACCTACGGTCGCCAGGGTTTCGGAGTCGTCCTGCGCGCCGGGATCAGCGGCAGCCTCAGCGACCACCTGACCCTCACCGCCGACGGCCTCGCCGAATTCGGCGCCGGCAAGAACGGCCAGCGCGCCGCCCTCGGCTTCGCGTACCGCAACCGCACCTTCAACGCCCTGGGCAGCGCCCGCTACGTGCGCGGCACCCTCGCTGGCAACCAACCCGAACTCAGCAGCAACCTGGCCGCCGAGTACCGCCAGCCCACCTGGGCCATGCGCGCGGGCCTGGACACCCGCACCCTGCTGAACGACACCGGCAGCTTCACCGCCCAGCTGGGCCTGGGCGGCACCTACTACGTCACCGACCGCGTCGGCATCGGCGCCTGGGGCCGCGCCCTCACCCAGCCCGGCAGCGGCACCACCCAGTACGGGTACGGCCTCGAAGCGTCCTACCGCGCCCTGCCCGGCACCTGGATCACCGCCGGGTACAACCCCCAGGGCTTCACCGGCCTGGGCACCACCTACACCAGACAGGGCGCCTACCTCAGGCTCGACCTCACCCTCGACGAAACCCTCGGCCAGACCAGATAACGCCTTCCAGCAAAGCGGCGGGCGACCACTGTGGCCGCTCGCCGCTCCATCTACACCTCACAGGCCGCACCTGTAAGGGTCATGCCAGACCTGACACGGCACGATGATCCCGTCCCCTTCCCCCCGACTACTCGACAGCGAGGTTTTACATGATTTCACCACCCAGACGTGATTATCTGAAGATTCTATTCGTCCTTGTTCTGAACTTGTTTTCTCTGGCAGGGGCGTACCAGATCACAGGTAACTTTTCAGGGCCCTCAGGAGTCAACACGTCCAACACTGTCGGGCCAGTTAGCGCTACTTATCCATCCAATCTCACCGTAAGTGGTTTAACATCGGACATTAATACGGTGCTTTTCGTTGGTACACCAACTGCCATTAACAATGCTAGGCTTAACACTATTGGCGCTCCCTCTTCAAGCTTTTATCAGCCCAACAACTTAGATGTTGCCAACCTACCGGCTTTTTATTTCCGTGTTACTGGGGCTGGGTGTTTAGTTGGATCGGGAACGGGAAATACGTGCAGTCAAGGTAATTTGACGATCAATTTCAATAGAGTTGTAACTAATCCAGTTCTTCATATCTCGGGTATCGGCGGATCTTCTAGTGGAACTAATGCTGATGGCACCACATATGATAACCGATCGCAGGTAATTTTTAATCTTGCTACTGCTGGAGCCAGCTTCACTTCTATTGGAGCCCCTAATAATTTAAGCGTCACCTCAAATAGGTTAACCGCTGGCTCTACTGATACGGCTACTAGCTGTGTCGCATTAACCAATAACAGAGGCTCAACTGCGGGATGCGGTAGTATAAGGATCAACGGTTCGTTCAGCACATTGACATTCAATGTGCAAATCAACCAGCGGCGTATTTTCGGGACGGATGCCAACTTAGCTGATGACACCAACATTCCTGATGGAGTGACCTTTGCGTTCTCAGTGGACGAGGACTTTGGGGACGCGCCCGCCAGTTACGATGCCACGGCAGCCGCCAGTCACGTCGTCGGTGACCTGAAACTGGGCAGCACCATCGATGCGGACAACACGGGCACCCTGAACGGCGGCACTGCTGTCACGCCCAGCCCCAACGCGGTGGCGGCGGGGGCGGACAACACCGGCACGAACGGGGACGGTGCCGACGAGGACGCCATCACCAGCTTCCCGGCGCTGTCCACTGCCAATACCAGCTACAGCCTGACGGTGCCCATCAGCGGCGCCAGTCAGGCCGGTCAGGTGTGCGGCTGGATCGACTTCGACCGGGGGGGACCTTCGGGAACGTGGCTACCGAGCGTGCCTGCGCTGCGTTCGCGGCGGGGGCGAGCAGCGTGACGTTGACCTGGTCGGGCCTGAGCGGGCTGACGGCCGGCCAGAATTACGTGCGGCTGAGGGCGAGCTACGACACGGCAGGCGTCCAGAATCCCACCGGTCGACTGGACAGCGGTGAAGTGGAGGACTACCGCCTCAACATCACCCTGCCCGCCGATCTGTCAATCACCAAGACAGACGGCGTGACGACCGTGGCTGTCAGCGGCGCCACGACCTATACGGTTCGCGTCACGAACAACGGTCCCGGCAGTGTGACCGGCGCGGTGCTGAACGACCCGGCTGCGAGCGGGCTCAGCAAGGGCGCGGTCAGCTGCTCCAGTGCGGCCGGCAATACCTGCGTGACCGCGCCCACCGCCACGCAACTCGAAAGCGCGGGCGGAGTGACGCTCCCCACGTTGGCCAGTGGCGCCTTCTATGAGATCGTCGTGCCGGCCGCAGTCACCGCCACCAGTGGCACCGTCGTGAACACGGCAACGGTCACGCCTCCCAGCAGCACCGTCGATCCGTCTTCAGGCAACAACTCGGCAACCGATTCAGACACCGTTGCGGTCATCGCCGATCTTGCTGTCAGCAAGACCGCGCCGACTTCGGTGGCGCAGGGCGGCACCCTGACGTATACCGTGCGGGTCTGGAACAACGGCCCCAGTCCCGTGACGGGCGCCACGATCACGGACGCCGTGCCCAGCAACCTGACCGGCGTGACCTGGACCTGCGCCGCGACGGGCAGCGCCAGCTGCGGCGCGCCCAGTGGCACGGGGAGTACCATCAGCCTGAGCGCCAACCTGTCGGCTGATACGGGCAGCGCGGCGACGGCGGATACCAATTACGTCACCCTGCTGATCTCCGGTACGGCGACCGACGCCGGGACTATCACCAACACGGCCAGCGTCGCTGCTCCAGCCGGCGCCACCGACGGAACGGCCTCGAACAACAGTTCGGCCGCCAGCACCTTCATTGTGCCGCAGGTGACCTGCTCGGCGCTGTACGGCACGGTGGGTGGGGACTTCAACACCGCCAACAACGGAACCGAGATCCGCGCGATCAGCGATACCACCAACGTTCAGGGCGCGCTGATTGCCTCCATTCCGGCCACCAGTACGGGCCAGGCCGGCTATACCGCCACGCTGGCCATGACGCCGGATCGCTCGAAGTTCTTCGTCATTCGCGATGTGGACACCCGCCTGTTGATCTTCGATGTGGCCACCGGCATCTGGACGGAAGGACCGCAGCTGCCCAGCACCCTTTCCCGCTACGTCCGCATGGCGATCACGTCCAATAGCGTCGGGTACGTCATGGACAGCGATGGGAAGTTCTATTCCTTCACCACGACCAGCCCGTACAGCGTGAGCGCGGCCCAGACCCTCACCAAGTTGCCTGCCAGCGCACCGGCGCTGGGCGGCAGCGGCGACTTCTTCGCAGACAACCGCGGTAACCTCTTCCTGCTGAGCAGCACCGGTACGGACGGCTTCCTGGAATTCTGGGAAGTGGAGCCGAGCACCCTCAATCTCGTGTTCCTGGGCCGCATCAGTGACCCCGACATCATCGGTGCGTACGGCGGGTTCGCCGCCACGGTCAACGGCCTGTTCGGACGTGGCAGCAACGGCCGCATGATCAGCGTGGATCTGCGGGCCTTCTCGGCGGCCCAGATCGGCAACGTCACGGTGGGAAGCACCGACCTGACCAGCTGCACCTTCCCCAGCCTGACCCGCGCCGTCAACGCCACCAAGACAGCTGTCCGGGTGGGTGGCGGCACCACCGTCTCGCAGGGCGACACCCTGGAGTACACCATCACGGTCCGCAACACGGGCAGCGTGGTGGCCGGCAATACGCAGTTCCAGGACCTGATCCCGGCGGGCACGACCTACGTGGCGGGCACCACGACCCTGAACGGGGCGGCCGTGACGGACGCCACGGGCAGCGTGATGCCGTACACGCAGGCCGGCCAGCTGATCAACAGCCCAGGGCAGCCCGCGGGGACGCTGCTGGTCGATCAGACGCCCAGCGACGCCACGGACCGTGAAGCGGTCATCCGTTTCCGCGTGACCGTGAACGCCAACCCGCCGGCCCAGGTGAGCAACCAGGGAACGGTGTTCTACCGTGACAACGCCAGCGTCGTGACAGTGCCCACGGACGATCCGCAGACCGCGCCGGTCAACGACGCGACCGTCACCACGGTCACCCGACTGGCGGATCTGGCGATCGACAAGAGCGGGCCAGCCGCTGTGGGCAGTGGCGGGAGCGTCAGCTACACGGTCCGCGTGTGGAACAACGGCCCCAACGTCGTCTCGGGCGCGACCGTGACGGACACGCTGCCCGCCGGGTTCACGGTTGTCACGGTGACCTGCGCCGCGACAGGAACCGCCACCTGCGGCGGCACGACCACTGCCGGAGGTACCGTCACCCTGACCACCGGCACGCTGGCACTGGACAGCAACACGGCGAACGCCATCCCGGACGGCAACTTCCTGACCTACACCATCACCGGGACCGCGCCCACGAGCGGCCAGCTGAGCAACAGTGCCAGCGTCAGTGTGCCTGCCGGCGCACTGGAGACCACGGCCGTCAACAACACCAGTGGAACGGTCGTGACCCGTATCGTCGACGCGGTCACCGACCCGGCGGTCACACTGACCTTCGGGGCCGGGGGTACCGTGAGCGTGCTGGGCAACGACACGGTGGGCAGCGTGGTCGCCACCAACACGACCGCAGTGGTCACCGTGCAGTCCGCCGGGGGCATCACCGGCCTCAGCGTGAACGGCAGTGGTCAGCTGGTGGTGCCGGCGGGCACGCCCAGCGGCACCTACACCGTGACGTACCAGTTGTGCGACGCGACCGTGACGACCGCGTGTGATACGGCGACGGTGGCGATCACTGTGGGGCCTGCCTCGACGGACGTGTCGGTGACGAAATCGGGCCCGGCCTTCGCCAAACCCGATCAGCAGATCACGTACACCCTGCTCGTGAAGAATGAGAGCGCCAATCCGGCGGCCGCCGTGACGGCGACGGACGATCTGCCCACCTCTGTCACGTATGTCAGCAGCACCCCGGCCGCCACGGTGAGCGGGCAGACCCTGACCTGGGCACTGGGCACCCTGGCCGGTGGGGCGTCACAGACACTCACGGTCGTCGTGAAGGTCCCGAGCGAGGCGACGCTGAGCAGCACGGTTGCGGCCCGTACCCTGACCAACACCGCCTCGGTGAGCACCACCACGTCCGACACCGTTCCCGGGAACAACACGTCCAGCGCGGTCACGCAGATGATCGGGGCGAAACTCGTCAAGTCGGTCAGGAACGTCACGGCGGGCACCGTGGCCGGAACGTCCGGTGGGGGGCGGCCCGCCGAGGTGCTGGAGTACTGCATCGCCTTCGAGAACATCGGCGGGGCCGTACTGCCGAACTTCGTGGTGACCGATCAGGTGCCGGGCAACACGACGGCGCAGCTGACGGGCTTCGATGCGGAAGAGCCGAGCGCGGCGACGGGCTTCGGGGTCAAGCTGACGCGGGGCGTCGCCACGCCCACCACCTCGTACCTGACGAGCGCGGCGGACACGACCGACGCCGGCAGCCTGAGCGACACCGCCGGCACGTATGGCCGCGGCACCCTGAGCGTGAACCTCGGATCGCTGGGGGTGGGCGAGAAGGGCAGCGTGTGCTTCCGCGCGGCCATACGCTGATCGTCACGTCCTCCTGAACACGCGGCCCACCCGGCACCGGGGCGGGCCGCGTCTGCTGGACAGTCCGGGCCGGGCAGCGGGAGGCGCCGCATAGAATCGCTCCCATGTCGGCCCGTGCGCGCGGCGCGCTTCTGTTGATCGTGGTGACCTGCCTGTGGGGCAGTACCTTCGCGGTGGTCAAGACGCTGGGGCAACTGCTCCCGGCGGCGGACCTGATCTTCTGGCGGTTCCTGATCGCGTCGGTGGCGCTGCTGCCCCTGGTCGCCTGGACGCGACGGCACGCGGGCCGCGCCCCTCGCACCCCGGACGGCTGGCGTAGCCGCAGCCTGTGGCGTGACGGGTTTCTCCTGGGCGCGTGGCTGATCGCCGGGTACGGCACGCAGACCATCGCGCTGCAGACCACGAGCGCGAACCGCGCGGCATTCTTCACGGCCCTCAGCGTGGTACTGGTGCCGCTGTGGCTGGTGGTCGCGCAGCGCCGCCGGATGCCGGCGCTCCTGTGGAGCGCGTTGCCGCTGGCGGTGGCGGGTCTGGCGCTGCTGTCCTGGGAGGGCGGCGCGCTGGTGGTGGGTGACCTGTGGGCGCTGGCGTGCGCGGTGACGTACGCGGGTTTCATCGTGACGCTCGAGCGCCTGGCCGACCGGCACAGTGCGCTGCCATTCACCGTCACGCAGGTACTGAGTGTCACGGCGCTGGCGCTGCTGTGGATGCTGCTCGGGGGCGCGCCCACGCTGCCGCCGGCGTCGGCCTGGGCACCCCTGCTGTACCTGGGTGTGGCGGCCACGGCCCTGACCACGCTGCTCCAGACCATCGGTCAGCGCAGTGTGAGTGCCGCCGAGGCCAGCCTGATCTACGCGCTGGAACCCGTCACGGCCACGGCCTTCAGTTTCCTCCTGATCGGCGAGCAGGTGGGACTGCGCGGGGCGCTCGGTGGGGCGCTGGTGGTGGTCGCCACCGTGCTCAGCCAGCGGGCCGACGCGCCGCACGCCGAGACACCGGCCGTTCAGGTCGAGTAGGGCCGGCGTGGAGCGCCGCGGGCTGGGGACGCTGCCGGCAGCACGGCGCCGAGACCTGAGCCGGGTGCAGGTGCCCCGTCCGGCACCAGTTCAGCGGCGGGCCTGATCGGGCATCAGCAGGGTCTTGACGGCGGCGTTGCTGCCCCAGGTACCGCGCAGGCCGTTCTGGATGGCGCTGCCGCGCACGGCGGTGTACAGCGCGGGCGGCAGACTCACCGAGGGGTACACGCCCCGTGATCCCTGGGCGTCCACCCGCACGTCCAGGGGAAAGTTCAGGGCCAGGGTGGCGATCAGCACCCCGCCCAGCGCGAAGCCCCCGGCGGCGCCTGCCCCCAGGTGCCAGGGCTGGTCCAGCGGATTCTGGATGCGGCGAGTGATGGCCGTTCCCACCCCGGCGCCCAGCAGCCCGGCGATGAGCAGGCTGATCAGGGCGCTGCCGCTCAGGGCGTTCGCCAGGAAACAGGCGGCCAGTCCGGCCAGGCCCCAGGCGAGGCCGCTCAGGCCGCGCCGGGCCCCCAGGGCAGTCATGGCGGCCCAGAGGGTCACGAGCAGCGCGTCGAACCAGGTGATCACGGGCCGCAGTCTACAGGGGGGGGCCTGACAAAACTCTGCGGTCTGGCGTGCCGGGCGGCCACGCTTTGGGGGCTTTCCTCCCGGTGTGCCCGGAGCGGCTGCCCTAGACTGGGGCCATGATTCGCGTCTTGCTCGTGGATGATCACGCTCTGTTCCGTCAGGGACTGCGCAGCCTGCTGGAGTCCGAGGGAATGCGCGTGATCGGTGAGGCCGCCAACGGCCGTGAGGCGATCCGGTACGCGGCGGACACGCATCCGGACGTGATCCTGATGGACATCCAGATGCCGGATCTGGACGGCGTGAAGGCCACGCAGAGCATCCTGGAGATCGATCCGAATGCCCGCGTGATCATGATCACCATGTACCGCCAGGACCGCTACGTGTTCGAGGCGGTCAAGGCCGGGGCGCGCGGGTACGTCCTGAAGGACGCCGACGCCGCGACGCTGCTCGACGTGATCCGCCGCGTGGCGGCCGGCGAGGCGCTGCTCGACCCCGAGATGGCGCAGAACGTCCTGGACGACTTCCGGGACAAGCGCGAGGAACTCCCCAGCGAGAAGCACGCCGATCTGAACGAACGCGAGACGATGATCCTCAAACTGCTCGCGCAGGGGTTCTCGAACCAGGACATCGCGCTGCGTCTGGACATCAGTGAGAAAACGGTGCGTAACCGCCTGTCGGAGATCTTCACGAAGCTCCAGCTGAACAACCGCACGCAGGCGGCGCTGTACGCGATCCGCGAGGGCATCGCGAACCTTGAGTAAGAACCGCCGCGTGGGGCCGGGCGCACCGGTGAAGCCCGTGACGTTCCGCGCCGGGTGCGGCCGCGAGTGGAGCCTGCCCAGCGCCGAGGCCGATCTGGCCTACACCGAGCAGGCGTTCCCGGAGTGCCCGACCTGTGAGCACCGCGTGGAACCGGACGGCGGCCCGCCCTTCTGCACGCTGCGCCCGGTGGGCACGGCGCACCCGTTCGCGGCGCTGGCCGGCCTGGACCTGCCGGAATGACCCCGGGTACGGCCGGCTCAGGTGAGGTCGGGGGAGGGGAGAGGCTGTCGGCCTTCCAGGCCCACCTGATGGCGGCCGGGTTCACCGGTGTGGTGGGGCTGCATGTCACGGATCTGGCGGGGACGGAGCTGGCCGCGTGGAACGCCGGGCGGGTCTTCCCGGCGGCCAGCACCATCAAGGTGCCGCTGCTGGTCCTGGCCCTGCAGGAGGCGCAGGCCGGGCGGCTGGACCTCTCGGGGCGCGTGGTCATGCAGCCCGGCGACCGGGTGCCCGGTGCGGGCGTCCTGCACGAACTGGACGGCGGACTGGCCCTGACCTGGCGGGACGTGCTGACCCTGATGATCATTGTCAGTGACAACACGGCCACGAATCTCGTGATCGGGCGGCTGGGCGTGGACGCCGTGAACACGTGGCTCGCGGCAGGGGGTCTGACGGGCACGCGGCTGGTCGGGAAGTTGCAGTTGCCCCCCGAGCAGCGCACCGAGGCGCAGCGGCGCGGCGAGCGCAACGCCACCAGCGCCCGCGACCAGACGGCGCTGCTGCGGGCCCTGGTCGCCGGCCAGCTGCTGGACGAGGCGCACACGGCGCTGGCGCTGGACATCCTGGGGCGGCAGCAGTACCGCGACCTGATCGCCCGGCACGTGCCCTGCGGCCCGGACGGTGAGCGCCTGTACCGCAGCGCCACGAAAAGCGGCGAGCTGCACGGGGTTCACCACGACGTCGGGGTGCTGTTTACGCCCTATCCCCTGCTGGTGGCCCTGCTGTCGGAGGGTGGGGCTGACCCGCGCGAACATCCGGAGAACGCCGACGTGCGGACGCTGGCGGGGGCGCTGTGGCCGCTGCTCTGCGCACTGGGTGGGATTGCGTCCCAGGGGGACATTTAACCGCTCGGTCAGGCGCACTATGAAGGGTGCCGAAGTCTGGCGGGCAGCCCCAAGAAGCGCGGCTGGGCGCATGTTCGGTGCGTGGTATGCTGGCCCGTATTAGGCCACCTGAGAGCAGGGTTTCCATCCGCGATACGGCGGGAAATGACTGGCCACTTCATGCTTAGGGAGAGGGAAAGTGGAAAGAAACGACGCTGTCATGCCCTGGGTCGCCATTGTCAGTGCGGCCATCATGTGGATCATCCTGCTGTTCCTGTTCAACAAGGAAACGGCACCGGAGCCTGTGGTGGTGGACCCGGCGGTCGTGGCGAACATCAGTAAGGAATGGCCGACACTCGGGAAAACCGTCTTCGCCGGCAACTGCGCCGGCTGTCACGGTGCGGAAGGTCAGGGAGGCGTGGGCCCGAAACTGGCCGGCGACGACAAGCTCGTCAAGGACCCCGTGTACGTCCACACCATGATCGTCAAGGGCAAGGGTGGCATGCCCGCCCAGAGCCAGCTCAAGGAGAACGAAGTGTACGCCGTGGCCAACTACGTGCTGCACTCCTGGGGCAACAACATCGAGGAACCCCTGACGCCTGCCCAGGTCGCCGAGGGCCAGACGAAGATCGACCCGGCGGTCCTGAAGAACCGCAGCCGCTTCGTGCCGGAAGACCTCAAGCTGATCGAGATCTTCCTGGCGACCTTCGTGATGGTCCTGCTCACCTACGGCCTGATCGGTCTGTACAGCGTGTGGGCCGAAGGGATGGAACTGCACCCCGGCATCCATAAGGTGCGCTCCACGCCGCTGGCGACGCTGGGCATCATCACCACCATGGCGCTGACGGTGCTGTTCAGTGTGCTGTTCGTGCGGCAGATGGTGACCGACTTCGCCGGCTGGGGGGCCAAGGAGCCGGTGGCCCCGAACGTCACGGCCGAGGGCTTCTACGCCGCGATGATCCTGCTGATGCTGGCCGCCAGCATCGGGCTGTACAAGAAGTACTTCATGGACGGCGAGGTGCTCGTCGAGGACGCCAGCGGCGAGTTCCCCTGGTAATCAGGAGAGATTTGACATGACCCGGTACAAGAAACAAGATCCCGAAATCACGCGCCGCAAGTTCATCAACGCGGCCATGGGCACCAGCGCCGGCGTGGGTGTACTCAGCCTCGTCAGTGCCCTGGGCAGCGCCAAGCCCGTGTTCCGCCTGACCGCCGACGTGGCCCCACCCATGAAGGGCGACGTGCTCGTGCACGCCGAGGGCCCCAACCAGGGTCAGGTCGTCAAGGCGTCCGAGCTCAGCGACAAGCTGGTGCGCGCCTACCCCAAGGGACGTGACTCCAAGGGCACCGAAGTCATCCGTGACAAGGACCCTACCAACATCCTGGCGGTCTACAAATTCGCGCCCGGGACGCTCAAGGAGCCCACCAAGCTCGACGCGACCATCGACGCTCAGATCGTGGCGTACGGCGACCGCTGCACGCACGCCGGCTGCAACGTCGGGGACGATCCCAAGACCAGCGGACACATGTTCTGCCCCTGCCACTCTGGTCAGTACGACGCGACCCAGGGCTGCCGGGTGCTGGGCGGTCCGCCCCCCGCGCCGCTGCCCCAGCTGCCCATCAAGCAGGAGGGTGATCAACTGGTCGTCACAGGCTTCTTCCTGTCCCGCCCCTACGGGTTCAACAAGGAAGAGGACTGGGAGGAATACATCAAGAAGGTCGAGGAGGCAATGGCATGAACCAGTGGCTGGACGAACGCCTTCACATCTCGCGCCTGAACGACAAGTTCCTGCGCAAGGCTTTCCCGGTGCATCACTCCTTCTTCCTGGGGGAGATCACCCTCTTCTCGCTGATCGTCCTGATCATCACGGGCATCCTGCTGGCGCTGGCCTACGAACCCAGCAACAGCCTCGTGGTGAACAGCTTCGATCCTGGCACCCC encodes:
- a CDS encoding DUF11 domain-containing protein, with protein sequence MTLTWSGLSGLTAGQNYVRLRASYDTAGVQNPTGRLDSGEVEDYRLNITLPADLSITKTDGVTTVAVSGATTYTVRVTNNGPGSVTGAVLNDPAASGLSKGAVSCSSAAGNTCVTAPTATQLESAGGVTLPTLASGAFYEIVVPAAVTATSGTVVNTATVTPPSSTVDPSSGNNSATDSDTVAVIADLAVSKTAPTSVAQGGTLTYTVRVWNNGPSPVTGATITDAVPSNLTGVTWTCAATGSASCGAPSGTGSTISLSANLSADTGSAATADTNYVTLLISGTATDAGTITNTASVAAPAGATDGTASNNSSAASTFIVPQVTCSALYGTVGGDFNTANNGTEIRAISDTTNVQGALIASIPATSTGQAGYTATLAMTPDRSKFFVIRDVDTRLLIFDVATGIWTEGPQLPSTLSRYVRMAITSNSVGYVMDSDGKFYSFTTTSPYSVSAAQTLTKLPASAPALGGSGDFFADNRGNLFLLSSTGTDGFLEFWEVEPSTLNLVFLGRISDPDIIGAYGGFAATVNGLFGRGSNGRMISVDLRAFSAAQIGNVTVGSTDLTSCTFPSLTRAVNATKTAVRVGGGTTVSQGDTLEYTITVRNTGSVVAGNTQFQDLIPAGTTYVAGTTTLNGAAVTDATGSVMPYTQAGQLINSPGQPAGTLLVDQTPSDATDREAVIRFRVTVNANPPAQVSNQGTVFYRDNASVVTVPTDDPQTAPVNDATVTTVTRLADLAIDKSGPAAVGSGGSVSYTVRVWNNGPNVVSGATVTDTLPAGFTVVTVTCAATGTATCGGTTTAGGTVTLTTGTLALDSNTANAIPDGNFLTYTITGTAPTSGQLSNSASVSVPAGALETTAVNNTSGTVVTRIVDAVTDPAVTLTFGAGGTVSVLGNDTVGSVVATNTTAVVTVQSAGGITGLSVNGSGQLVVPAGTPSGTYTVTYQLCDATVTTACDTATVAITVGPASTDVSVTKSGPAFAKPDQQITYTLLVKNESANPAAAVTATDDLPTSVTYVSSTPAATVSGQTLTWALGTLAGGASQTLTVVVKVPSEATLSSTVAARTLTNTASVSTTTSDTVPGNNTSSAVTQMIGAKLVKSVRNVTAGTVAGTSGGGRPAEVLEYCIAFENIGGAVLPNFVVTDQVPGNTTAQLTGFDAEEPSAATGFGVKLTRGVATPTTSYLTSAADTTDAGSLSDTAGTYGRGTLSVNLGSLGVGEKGSVCFRAAIR
- a CDS encoding DMT family transporter, with protein sequence MSARARGALLLIVVTCLWGSTFAVVKTLGQLLPAADLIFWRFLIASVALLPLVAWTRRHAGRAPRTPDGWRSRSLWRDGFLLGAWLIAGYGTQTIALQTTSANRAAFFTALSVVLVPLWLVVAQRRRMPALLWSALPLAVAGLALLSWEGGALVVGDLWALACAVTYAGFIVTLERLADRHSALPFTVTQVLSVTALALLWMLLGGAPTLPPASAWAPLLYLGVAATALTTLLQTIGQRSVSAAEASLIYALEPVTATAFSFLLIGEQVGLRGALGGALVVVATVLSQRADAPHAETPAVQVE
- a CDS encoding response regulator, with amino-acid sequence MIRVLLVDDHALFRQGLRSLLESEGMRVIGEAANGREAIRYAADTHPDVILMDIQMPDLDGVKATQSILEIDPNARVIMITMYRQDRYVFEAVKAGARGYVLKDADAATLLDVIRRVAAGEALLDPEMAQNVLDDFRDKREELPSEKHADLNERETMILKLLAQGFSNQDIALRLDISEKTVRNRLSEIFTKLQLNNRTQAALYAIREGIANLE
- a CDS encoding serine hydrolase, producing the protein MAAGFTGVVGLHVTDLAGTELAAWNAGRVFPAASTIKVPLLVLALQEAQAGRLDLSGRVVMQPGDRVPGAGVLHELDGGLALTWRDVLTLMIIVSDNTATNLVIGRLGVDAVNTWLAAGGLTGTRLVGKLQLPPEQRTEAQRRGERNATSARDQTALLRALVAGQLLDEAHTALALDILGRQQYRDLIARHVPCGPDGERLYRSATKSGELHGVHHDVGVLFTPYPLLVALLSEGGADPREHPENADVRTLAGALWPLLCALGGIASQGDI
- a CDS encoding c-type cytochrome, which encodes MPWVAIVSAAIMWIILLFLFNKETAPEPVVVDPAVVANISKEWPTLGKTVFAGNCAGCHGAEGQGGVGPKLAGDDKLVKDPVYVHTMIVKGKGGMPAQSQLKENEVYAVANYVLHSWGNNIEEPLTPAQVAEGQTKIDPAVLKNRSRFVPEDLKLIEIFLATFVMVLLTYGLIGLYSVWAEGMELHPGIHKVRSTPLATLGIITTMALTVLFSVLFVRQMVTDFAGWGAKEPVAPNVTAEGFYAAMILLMLAASIGLYKKYFMDGEVLVEDASGEFPW
- a CDS encoding Rieske 2Fe-2S domain-containing protein, producing the protein MTRYKKQDPEITRRKFINAAMGTSAGVGVLSLVSALGSAKPVFRLTADVAPPMKGDVLVHAEGPNQGQVVKASELSDKLVRAYPKGRDSKGTEVIRDKDPTNILAVYKFAPGTLKEPTKLDATIDAQIVAYGDRCTHAGCNVGDDPKTSGHMFCPCHSGQYDATQGCRVLGGPPPAPLPQLPIKQEGDQLVVTGFFLSRPYGFNKEEDWEEYIKKVEEAMA